From one uncultured Methanoregula sp. genomic stretch:
- a CDS encoding PAS domain S-box protein, with protein sequence MEGTGVKILVADDNEKNLYMLEVLLKGAGYEVVTARNGIEALSKLRAGRFDGIVSDILMPEMDGFRLIRECRKDPGLCQIPFIFYTATYTEKKDEVFGLSLGAIRYLIKPAEPEELIRQIHEAFLDHARSPRDYTIEPVPDEVTFMRGYTQRVGAKLETKARLLEESEEKYRTILENIQDAFYRSDNGGNLIMVSPSGASLLGYNSSDEMLGFSIAGRFYANPDDRAALLEAIKEKGFVRDYEINLRRKDGSVVMASTTSHYYYNPDGSIAGVEGILRDITDRKQAEDALKLSERRLSDLVNFLPDATFAIDKAGRIITWNRAMEEMTGTKAGDMLGKGDHEYAIPFYGERRPILIDLIFEDIQTVESRYVHVQRSGNVLVAEASVPGTYQGRGAYLWGIATPLYDNEGNIVGAIESIRDITDRKMAQDALARATKKLNLLNSITFNDIQNGIYSLTGYLQLQHQGSMDEKLQQYLNKQTVILQKISESLKFASTYQGLGLKPPAWQNVQQSFLLGISHTDISKLSRTLNVEGLEIYADPLLEKVFFTLAENIILHGKTATAVSLSYRETDNGLVLVFEDNGEGIPSGMKEKIFERKDVGTKGLDLFLASEILSITGITIKETGEPGKGARFEIAVPKGAYRLTGAT encoded by the coding sequence GTGGAGGGAACTGGCGTGAAGATCCTGGTTGCAGACGATAATGAAAAGAACCTCTATATGCTGGAGGTGCTGCTCAAAGGCGCGGGTTATGAGGTTGTCACGGCCAGGAACGGGATCGAAGCGCTCTCAAAACTCCGTGCCGGCCGGTTTGACGGGATCGTCTCCGACATCCTGATGCCCGAAATGGACGGGTTCCGGTTGATCCGGGAGTGCAGGAAGGATCCCGGGCTCTGCCAGATCCCGTTCATATTCTACACGGCAACGTACACGGAAAAGAAAGACGAGGTGTTCGGGCTTTCCCTCGGGGCGATCCGGTACCTCATCAAACCCGCGGAACCTGAGGAACTCATCCGTCAGATCCACGAGGCATTCCTGGATCATGCACGGTCCCCGAGAGATTACACAATTGAGCCGGTTCCCGATGAAGTCACCTTCATGCGCGGATACACACAGCGGGTTGGCGCCAAGCTGGAAACCAAGGCCCGGCTGCTTGAAGAGAGCGAGGAAAAATACCGCACCATCTTAGAGAATATTCAGGATGCCTTCTACCGCTCGGACAACGGGGGGAACCTGATCATGGTTTCTCCTTCCGGAGCTTCACTGCTGGGGTATAATTCCTCCGATGAAATGTTGGGCTTCAGCATCGCTGGCCGGTTCTATGCAAACCCGGATGACCGGGCAGCATTGCTCGAAGCGATCAAAGAGAAGGGGTTTGTCCGGGATTATGAGATCAACCTGCGGCGAAAAGACGGCTCTGTTGTCATGGCATCGACCACCAGCCATTACTATTACAATCCCGATGGCAGTATCGCAGGTGTCGAGGGGATATTACGGGATATAACTGATCGTAAACAGGCGGAAGATGCCCTGAAGCTGTCTGAACGGCGGCTTTCCGATCTCGTCAACTTCCTGCCCGATGCAACGTTCGCCATTGACAAGGCCGGCAGGATCATCACCTGGAACAGGGCAATGGAAGAGATGACGGGAACAAAAGCCGGTGATATGCTGGGAAAAGGCGACCATGAATATGCAATCCCGTTTTATGGCGAGAGAAGGCCAATTCTTATCGATTTGATCTTTGAAGACATTCAGACGGTCGAATCCCGGTATGTGCATGTACAGCGAAGCGGGAACGTCCTGGTTGCAGAGGCTTCCGTTCCCGGTACCTATCAGGGCAGGGGGGCATACCTGTGGGGAATCGCCACCCCGCTCTATGATAACGAGGGGAATATTGTCGGCGCGATAGAATCGATCCGGGACATCACCGATCGAAAGATGGCACAGGACGCGTTGGCCCGTGCAACAAAGAAACTGAACCTGCTCAATTCCATCACCTTCAATGACATCCAGAATGGAATCTATTCCCTCACCGGCTATCTTCAACTGCAACACCAGGGTTCAATGGATGAAAAACTGCAGCAGTATCTGAATAAACAGACCGTGATCCTCCAGAAAATTTCCGAATCCCTGAAATTTGCAAGTACGTACCAGGGTCTTGGATTGAAGCCCCCGGCATGGCAGAATGTCCAGCAGTCATTCCTTCTTGGGATTTCGCATACGGATATCTCAAAATTATCCCGGACGCTCAATGTGGAAGGACTGGAGATCTATGCCGACCCGCTGCTCGAGAAGGTCTTTTTCACCCTTGCGGAGAACATCATCCTGCATGGAAAAACTGCCACAGCAGTCTCACTCTCGTACCGGGAGACCGATAACGGGCTCGTGCTGGTCTTTGAAGACAACGGCGAGGGAATTCCCTCCGGCATGAAAGAAAAAATCTTCGAACGGAAAGATGTGGGGACGAAAGGGCTGGACCTGTTTCTCGCAAGTGAAATTCTTTCCATCACCGGCATCACTATCAAGGAGACCGGAGAGCCGGGCAAAGGGGCACGGTTCGAGATCGCGGTACCGAAAGGAGCGTACCGGCTTACGGGTGCAACCTGA
- a CDS encoding PAS domain S-box protein, producing the protein MNIREISEILGINRNSVAKVLDILTAKEEVEVRVFGRSKVYCLAQNVPLSDLMKFSSNFIIILAHDLRIVQANDAFLHYLNLPKSGVLNARLTDIVTDLFLDPEIVPAIDSAIMGTENQREICVKTDRCSIWYKISFTPTRFQDLSRGAILILENITGKKETENALRESEEKFRSLAENSLAGIYLLQDEKFLYVNKKFSEIFGYTVEELLCDKGTHDLIIPEDWPVLDENLKKRLTGEIASNHYELRGITKQKKLTDLAIFSSGTLYRGKPAIVGTLLDITDRKRADLALAQSKNQLAEIISFLPDATFVIDKTGTVIAWNKATEEMTGVLANDIVGKGNYEYGLAFYRERRPITIDLVFNDCKETRDRYPVVRKKGDRYLSEIFIPHLRGGKGAYLWFIASPLYDTHGNITGAIESVRDITDKKEAERVLIQRNEELQVAYEQLKATEEELRKKKENVR; encoded by the coding sequence ATGAATATCCGGGAGATCTCGGAAATACTGGGGATCAACAGGAATTCCGTTGCCAAAGTGCTTGACATTCTTACGGCAAAAGAAGAAGTGGAGGTCAGGGTTTTCGGACGATCAAAAGTCTATTGCCTGGCCCAGAATGTCCCCCTGTCGGACTTAATGAAATTCTCGTCGAATTTTATCATCATCCTTGCCCACGATCTCCGGATTGTCCAGGCAAACGATGCTTTCCTGCATTACCTGAATCTCCCCAAAAGCGGGGTTCTCAATGCCCGGCTGACGGATATCGTAACGGACCTTTTTTTGGATCCTGAGATTGTACCCGCCATCGATTCTGCAATAATGGGAACGGAAAACCAGCGTGAAATCTGTGTAAAAACCGATCGCTGCAGCATCTGGTACAAAATATCCTTTACTCCAACGCGTTTTCAGGATCTTTCAAGAGGAGCTATCCTGATTCTTGAAAATATCACCGGGAAAAAGGAGACCGAGAATGCACTCCGTGAGAGCGAGGAGAAGTTCAGGAGCCTTGCGGAAAATTCCCTGGCCGGCATCTACCTGCTGCAGGATGAAAAATTCCTCTATGTCAACAAAAAGTTCTCTGAAATATTCGGTTATACGGTTGAGGAATTGCTTTGCGACAAGGGAACACATGACCTGATTATTCCGGAAGACTGGCCCGTACTGGACGAGAACCTGAAAAAAAGGCTGACAGGAGAGATTGCATCCAACCACTATGAGTTACGGGGAATTACCAAACAGAAGAAGCTTACCGATCTCGCTATTTTCAGTTCCGGAACCCTGTACCGGGGAAAACCGGCGATTGTCGGGACCTTGCTGGATATAACTGACCGGAAGAGGGCAGACCTGGCACTGGCACAGTCAAAAAACCAGCTTGCAGAGATCATCAGTTTCCTCCCGGATGCAACCTTCGTCATCGACAAGACCGGGACGGTGATCGCATGGAACAAGGCAACCGAGGAGATGACCGGGGTTTTGGCGAACGATATCGTAGGAAAAGGGAATTACGAATACGGCCTCGCGTTTTACCGGGAGAGGCGCCCGATTACCATCGATCTCGTTTTCAATGACTGTAAAGAGACCCGGGACCGGTACCCGGTGGTAAGGAAAAAAGGCGACAGGTATCTCTCGGAGATTTTTATCCCGCATCTCCGCGGTGGAAAGGGTGCCTATCTCTGGTTTATTGCCTCCCCGCTCTATGATACCCACGGGAATATTACCGGTGCCATCGAATCCGTCAGGGATATCACGGACAAGAAAGAAGCGGAGCGGGTCCTGATCCAGAGGAATGAAGAGCTCCAGGTTGCGTATGAACAACTCAAGGCTACGGAAGAAGAACTGCGGAAGAAGAAGGAAAACGTGAGATAA
- a CDS encoding PAS domain S-box protein — MTRILYVDDEPTLLDLAKIFLEKEGTFSIDTLTSAPEALIWLKTERYDAIISDYQMPEMDGIMFLKYLKASGDTTPFIIFTGRGREEVVIEALNNGADFYIQKGGDVRSQFAELSNKVRYAVSRKHAEEALSESQKRTAQILEFLPDATFAVSAEGTVIAWNRAMEVMTGLGKEEILSKGNFEASLPFYRERRSLLLSLVLNPDDSMADKYPFIRKEGDRIISEIFHPGLHDGNGAYLWIAAAPLYDAQGKISGAIELIHDITERRGAENALIESRRQLDAMAANIPGVVVRFSAGTDGITGFDYISKRCREVLGLENDPAGFFDGLAEHIVPEDREQFFTSVQHAISKKGLWDVECRYIRPSGEKIWISGVSSPSMENDRLIFDGVISDITGRKCAEEELLMKNEKLNASYEQIAAVEEELRSNFNELAARETALRESEEKFRTLFESAGDAIFTMDHGIFLDCNRRSEQMFGCTRDRIIGKSPLTFSPERQPGGQLSAEMAQEHIDASYLGETRFFEWVHVRADGTPFTTEVSLNRLMVGSTHCLQAIVRDITERKCAEEELLMKNEKLNASHEQIAAVEEELRSNFNELAAQERARRESEAHLNCIIQGSPLPQFVIDNDHRLISWNRALEECSGIKEADVLGTRDQWKAFYDTKRPVLADLLVDGRIELLPEWYQDTVLKSRLVEGAYEGTGFFPGLGKAGKWLYFTTTPIRNADGKITGAVETLEDITWRKKTEDALLRANKKLAMLNNITRHDICNQLTALLSYIHISKKQVTDPGLQEYISKEEQIAHVIQGQIDFARTYQDIGGQAASWVGLSALIDSATGQLKPFPVEINIAGNGIEIFADPLIGKVFYNLIDNSLRHGGHVTRVDFSVQHTDRGLVLACSDNGTGIVAEDKENLFQKGFGKNTGLGLFLSREILSITGMTITETGEPGKGARFEMTVPKEMWRIAAGQ, encoded by the coding sequence ATGACCAGAATCCTCTATGTTGATGATGAACCAACCCTGCTGGATCTTGCGAAAATCTTCCTTGAGAAAGAGGGCACGTTTTCGATCGATACCCTCACTTCGGCCCCAGAGGCACTCATCTGGCTGAAGACCGAGCGGTACGATGCCATCATCTCCGACTACCAGATGCCGGAGATGGACGGTATTATGTTCCTTAAATATCTCAAGGCATCGGGTGATACCACGCCGTTCATCATCTTCACGGGGAGAGGCCGGGAAGAAGTGGTCATCGAGGCGCTCAACAACGGCGCTGATTTCTATATCCAGAAAGGTGGCGATGTCAGATCGCAGTTTGCCGAACTTTCGAACAAGGTCCGGTACGCAGTATCGCGAAAACATGCGGAAGAGGCCCTGTCCGAATCCCAGAAGAGGACCGCACAGATCCTTGAATTTCTTCCGGACGCAACGTTTGCCGTCTCAGCGGAGGGGACGGTGATTGCGTGGAACCGTGCAATGGAAGTCATGACTGGTCTTGGAAAAGAGGAGATTCTCAGTAAGGGGAACTTTGAGGCCTCGCTTCCCTTTTACCGGGAACGCAGATCCCTCCTCCTGTCCCTGGTCCTGAATCCCGATGACAGCATGGCGGACAAGTACCCGTTCATCAGGAAAGAGGGGGACAGGATAATATCCGAGATCTTCCACCCGGGACTTCATGACGGCAACGGGGCATATCTCTGGATTGCTGCAGCCCCGCTTTATGATGCGCAGGGAAAAATATCAGGCGCTATCGAACTGATCCACGATATTACTGAACGCCGGGGGGCAGAGAACGCCCTCATCGAGAGCCGGCGCCAGCTTGACGCCATGGCTGCCAACATCCCCGGCGTGGTCGTGCGTTTCAGCGCAGGCACCGACGGGATAACCGGCTTTGATTATATCAGTAAGCGCTGCAGGGAGGTCCTTGGTCTTGAGAACGATCCTGCAGGGTTTTTTGACGGTCTTGCTGAACACATCGTTCCCGAAGACCGCGAACAGTTTTTCACCTCGGTTCAGCACGCCATCAGCAAAAAAGGTCTCTGGGATGTTGAATGCCGGTATATCAGACCATCCGGGGAAAAAATCTGGATCAGCGGCGTATCCAGCCCGTCAATGGAGAATGACCGGCTCATCTTCGACGGGGTAATTTCTGACATCACCGGAAGGAAATGTGCCGAGGAAGAACTGCTCATGAAAAATGAGAAACTCAATGCTTCCTATGAACAGATTGCCGCAGTGGAAGAGGAACTCCGTTCAAATTTCAATGAACTGGCAGCCAGGGAAACTGCACTGAGGGAGAGCGAGGAGAAGTTCAGGACACTGTTTGAGAGTGCAGGCGATGCGATCTTCACCATGGATCACGGGATCTTCCTGGACTGCAACAGAAGATCAGAGCAGATGTTCGGGTGTACAAGGGACCGGATTATCGGGAAATCCCCGCTGACCTTTTCACCGGAACGTCAGCCTGGCGGACAACTTTCAGCAGAAATGGCACAAGAACATATTGATGCATCGTATTTGGGAGAGACCCGGTTCTTTGAATGGGTTCATGTCCGTGCCGATGGCACGCCGTTCACCACTGAAGTGAGCCTGAACCGCCTTATGGTTGGGAGTACCCACTGCCTCCAGGCAATCGTCCGCGACATCACAGAACGGAAATGTGCCGAGGAGGAGCTGCTCATGAAAAATGAGAAACTCAACGCTTCTCATGAGCAGATCGCTGCAGTGGAAGAGGAACTCCGTTCAAATTTCAATGAACTGGCAGCGCAGGAACGGGCACGGAGGGAGAGTGAGGCACACCTGAATTGTATCATCCAGGGTTCACCGTTGCCGCAATTCGTGATCGATAATGATCACCGTCTCATATCCTGGAACAGGGCACTTGAAGAGTGCAGCGGCATAAAAGAGGCGGATGTCCTGGGTACCCGGGACCAGTGGAAAGCATTTTACGATACAAAACGGCCAGTACTTGCAGATCTGCTGGTGGACGGGAGGATTGAACTCCTTCCTGAATGGTACCAGGATACCGTTCTGAAATCCCGGCTTGTTGAAGGAGCATACGAAGGTACCGGGTTCTTCCCGGGACTGGGGAAGGCAGGAAAGTGGTTGTATTTTACCACAACCCCCATCCGGAATGCCGATGGTAAAATTACCGGCGCCGTGGAAACACTGGAAGATATTACCTGGCGGAAAAAAACCGAGGATGCGTTGCTCAGGGCAAACAAAAAACTTGCGATGCTCAATAACATCACCCGGCACGACATCTGCAACCAGCTCACGGCATTGTTGTCATACATTCATATCTCAAAAAAACAGGTGACGGATCCCGGCCTGCAAGAATATATTTCAAAAGAAGAGCAGATTGCACACGTCATCCAGGGGCAGATCGATTTCGCCCGCACGTACCAGGACATCGGGGGACAGGCTGCGAGTTGGGTGGGGCTTTCGGCCTTAATTGATTCTGCAACAGGTCAGCTGAAACCATTTCCTGTGGAGATCAACATTGCGGGTAACGGGATAGAGATCTTTGCCGATCCTCTCATCGGGAAGGTCTTTTATAACCTGATCGATAATTCTCTCCGTCATGGCGGACACGTGACCCGCGTGGATTTTTCCGTGCAGCATACCGACAGGGGGCTTGTGCTTGCCTGCAGTGATAACGGGACTGGAATTGTTGCAGAGGATAAGGAGAACCTCTTCCAGAAAGGATTTGGCAAAAATACCGGTCTTGGTCTTTTCCTTTCCCGGGAAATTCTCTCGATTACCGGCATGACCATAACCGAGACCGGGGAGCCGGGCAAAGGTGCACGGTTCGAGATGACCGTGCCAAAAGAGATGTGGCGGATCGCTGCGGGACAATGA
- a CDS encoding MFS transporter — MSETPASKKMTPKELMIVIVIALGSFMAGLDATIVNIALPAIAKSFDVSTVAVSWVLNAYLIILVSLLLAASRLGDMKGYRNIFLGGFALFTLGSALCGLSPTLDILILSRMLQAIGGAVISALGAVMVTSYLSASLRGQALGIVAMFTMLGAALGPVIGGFLTSAFSWQYIFLVNLPVGIVAIVLGMHTLPRQDPVNPKAKMDHAGIVLVFIALGTLIFGLTTLEGATPLTGVIALVISAVFWVLFFLLERRTKEPLINLNLFSNRGYTLQNINVMLIQMAMAGVMIIMPFYLELVKKIPADNAGTILLALPIGMILTAPLSGKISDVIGTKKPIIAGFAICTVALFLLSTISVHTSVGHIGIYLFMLGAGTGVAFSPLNSAVMGECPVKDRGSTSGLVKMMTNLGSSLGVATVMLVATVAAGPKLTHTSVHALVAADLSNAFDVTFLFCMVLEVIGIVLMLAVAEKEPTGESSEPGIGI; from the coding sequence ATGAGTGAAACTCCTGCTTCGAAGAAAATGACGCCAAAGGAGCTCATGATTGTCATCGTCATTGCGCTCGGCTCGTTCATGGCCGGCCTCGATGCCACGATTGTCAACATAGCGCTCCCCGCGATTGCAAAATCGTTTGACGTATCAACGGTTGCCGTCTCCTGGGTGCTCAACGCATACCTGATCATCCTTGTCAGCCTGCTCCTTGCAGCATCCCGGCTCGGGGACATGAAGGGGTACCGGAATATTTTCCTGGGAGGTTTTGCCCTCTTCACGCTCGGCTCGGCGCTCTGCGGCCTCTCCCCTACGCTGGATATCCTCATCCTCTCCCGGATGCTCCAGGCTATCGGGGGAGCGGTCATCTCGGCCCTCGGGGCAGTCATGGTCACTTCCTACCTATCAGCCTCTCTCCGTGGCCAGGCCCTCGGGATCGTTGCCATGTTCACTATGCTCGGGGCTGCGCTTGGCCCGGTTATCGGGGGCTTTCTCACGAGCGCATTCTCCTGGCAGTACATCTTTCTCGTGAACCTGCCGGTTGGCATCGTTGCCATCGTCCTCGGCATGCACACCCTTCCCCGGCAGGATCCCGTTAACCCGAAAGCAAAGATGGATCACGCCGGGATCGTGCTCGTCTTTATCGCGCTCGGGACCCTCATCTTCGGACTGACCACGCTCGAGGGAGCAACCCCGCTCACCGGGGTCATAGCACTCGTTATCTCGGCCGTGTTCTGGGTTTTGTTCTTCCTGCTTGAACGCCGCACAAAGGAGCCGCTCATCAACCTTAACCTCTTTTCGAACCGCGGATATACGCTCCAGAACATCAACGTGATGCTGATCCAGATGGCGATGGCCGGGGTCATGATCATCATGCCGTTCTACCTGGAGCTGGTGAAAAAGATCCCCGCGGATAATGCCGGGACTATCCTGCTCGCACTGCCCATCGGCATGATCCTGACCGCCCCGCTCTCCGGCAAGATCTCGGACGTGATCGGTACGAAAAAACCGATCATCGCCGGTTTTGCTATCTGTACGGTTGCACTCTTCCTCCTCTCCACGATATCTGTCCACACGAGTGTGGGACACATCGGCATTTACCTCTTCATGCTGGGTGCCGGCACCGGGGTTGCCTTCTCACCGCTCAACAGCGCGGTGATGGGAGAGTGCCCGGTGAAAGACCGGGGGTCAACAAGCGGCCTTGTCAAGATGATGACCAATCTCGGGTCATCGCTCGGAGTCGCGACAGTCATGCTCGTTGCAACGGTTGCAGCAGGGCCAAAACTCACCCATACCTCGGTGCATGCACTGGTAGCAGCCGATCTTTCCAATGCGTTCGATGTCACGTTCCTCTTCTGCATGGTGCTGGAGGTAATCGGCATCGTGCTGATGCTGGCGGTTGCAGAAAAAGAACCTACGGGCGAAAGCAGCGAACCGGGGATCGGGATTTAA
- a CDS encoding CorA family divalent cation transporter, with amino-acid sequence MTRENDPEGTRSDRETAQGLRSTIIRITPWQDWETIGRQERKRELRQTVDAVFCEQVMGTLALLLIPILVLPDFFNIPPEAVSLLAILDIAIWIIFVLEYACRLAVAEDRRAFVTSPWNILNLVIVGLPAVALLAGMGYGVARYFRVLRSMQAIQVLSRGGKSVGKHLAEKPKARTGEEARGGMRVRTRSLAAPVAGIPSPWPDWQPVSIDETSTALERRGRWLDFSGLTPADIPTLSRITTIPSYTLEVKLRIHSYTRAEIHGSLTTIFLRVPRLERDKGTRSTWQFSWDGVLLVYGREGVMTFSQSDVPALDRIADAGAAEGIALSGPGILYLIVRDELSTIEDLILAAEEQLVHLEALPMNQLPSNFLAMMYTDQKVQSRVISGILHTKSALEEVSDHIQETFGKDTAEEGRLRALIDRCSLIADNAQHVSDSFSWMVDFYLNTTSFSMNRVMKVLAVLTALTMVPTIVGGLLGMNLIGNPWPATLFQMVTVVSLVMLLMAWVYYNLGWLKQD; translated from the coding sequence ATGACACGAGAGAACGATCCGGAAGGAACGCGATCCGACCGGGAAACTGCGCAGGGATTAAGGAGCACCATTATCCGCATCACACCGTGGCAGGACTGGGAAACGATCGGCAGGCAGGAGCGTAAACGGGAACTGCGTCAGACCGTAGATGCCGTCTTCTGCGAACAGGTCATGGGAACTCTCGCCCTCCTCCTCATCCCGATCCTCGTCCTGCCGGATTTTTTTAATATCCCCCCTGAAGCTGTATCGCTTCTCGCCATTCTCGATATTGCCATCTGGATCATCTTTGTCCTTGAGTATGCCTGCCGTCTTGCCGTTGCAGAAGACCGGCGGGCGTTTGTCACGTCGCCATGGAATATTCTCAACCTCGTAATCGTAGGGCTTCCCGCAGTTGCCCTTCTGGCAGGTATGGGATACGGGGTTGCCCGGTATTTCCGGGTGCTCCGGTCCATGCAGGCGATCCAGGTGCTTTCCCGGGGGGGAAAATCCGTCGGGAAACACCTTGCGGAAAAACCAAAGGCACGGACGGGTGAGGAGGCCCGCGGGGGAATGCGGGTCAGGACCCGCTCCCTTGCTGCACCGGTTGCCGGTATCCCGTCTCCCTGGCCGGACTGGCAACCCGTTTCGATCGACGAGACATCGACAGCCCTTGAACGCAGGGGGCGGTGGCTTGATTTCTCCGGGCTGACACCGGCTGATATCCCCACCCTCTCCCGGATCACCACAATCCCTTCCTATACCCTGGAAGTGAAACTCCGGATCCATTCATATACACGGGCGGAAATCCATGGATCCCTTACAACGATCTTTTTAAGAGTCCCGAGACTTGAACGGGACAAAGGAACCAGAAGTACCTGGCAGTTCTCCTGGGACGGGGTGCTCCTTGTCTATGGACGGGAAGGAGTGATGACATTCTCCCAGTCCGATGTCCCGGCACTTGACCGTATTGCTGATGCGGGAGCAGCGGAGGGCATCGCGCTCTCCGGCCCGGGTATCCTGTACCTGATCGTGCGGGACGAGCTCTCCACGATCGAGGACCTGATCCTCGCGGCAGAGGAGCAGCTCGTCCACCTCGAAGCCCTTCCCATGAACCAGCTCCCGTCGAATTTCCTTGCCATGATGTACACGGACCAGAAAGTCCAGAGCCGGGTCATCTCCGGGATTCTCCACACAAAGAGCGCTCTCGAAGAGGTCTCTGATCACATCCAGGAGACATTCGGAAAAGATACCGCGGAAGAGGGCCGGCTCCGTGCCCTTATCGACAGGTGTTCTCTTATCGCGGACAATGCCCAGCATGTCTCGGACTCGTTCTCGTGGATGGTCGATTTTTACCTCAACACCACCTCGTTCTCCATGAACCGTGTCATGAAGGTCCTTGCAGTCCTGACCGCACTCACCATGGTCCCGACCATTGTCGGCGGGCTCCTTGGCATGAACCTGATCGGCAATCCCTGGCCGGCAACCCTGTTCCAGATGGTCACGGTCGTCAGCCTTGTCATGCTGCTGATGGCATGGGTCTATTATAATCTTGGCTGGCTCAAACAGGATTAG
- a CDS encoding DUF308 domain-containing protein — MEVEILTKGGLLARGIFALIIGLLCFTLPVGMQAVFAYLLGIFLLIISLVTGAISIGESGKVHWGVLILSILGVIIALLMFMSPFIMFLALTLLIAAWAIITGIAELVLAFSLKELPFRVLLGISGFFAVLFGILIGFAPIPGEGSLVLIMLVGIYCLILGILSIITGLLMHKGEVIAAV; from the coding sequence ATGGAAGTTGAAATTCTCACGAAAGGCGGGCTCCTCGCCCGCGGTATCTTTGCCCTCATCATCGGGCTTCTCTGCTTCACGCTGCCGGTCGGGATGCAGGCAGTGTTTGCGTATCTCCTCGGGATCTTCCTCCTGATCATCTCGCTTGTCACCGGTGCAATCTCCATCGGTGAGTCCGGCAAGGTCCACTGGGGCGTGCTCATACTCTCGATCCTGGGTGTAATTATCGCCCTTCTCATGTTCATGTCGCCGTTCATCATGTTCCTTGCCCTGACCCTCCTGATCGCCGCATGGGCAATCATCACCGGTATCGCCGAACTGGTCCTCGCATTCTCATTAAAGGAACTGCCCTTCCGGGTACTGCTGGGCATCAGCGGGTTCTTTGCGGTCCTGTTCGGTATCCTGATCGGCTTTGCCCCCATCCCGGGCGAGGGATCGCTCGTGCTCATCATGCTCGTAGGCATCTACTGCCTGATCCTCGGCATCCTCAGCATCATCACCGGCCTCTTAATGCACAAGGGCGAAGTGATTGCGGCAGTCTGA
- a CDS encoding polyphosphate kinase 2 family protein, with protein MELTGPEVKDYIRPFLVKPGKKVQLKKYDTGWAHNEFLKKLGEEGAKGLLTQMLERDRVALAEAQELFFASRQYSLLIILQGMDTSGKDGTIRHVMSGVNPQGCAVNSFKVPSSEDHAHDFLWRYFRLLPERGMIGIFNRSYYEDVLAVRVHPERMEALPKKIGPGSSGFWEGRFKDINAFEKHLRRNGTIILKFFLNISKEEQKRRLLDRLEHKEKYWKFSAADLAERQYWEDYMKAYGEMLSATSTDSSPWFIVPADYKWVARTVVAEAITSTIGGLSLAYPEVTDDQFSQLMAAKKELLGE; from the coding sequence ATGGAACTTACAGGACCCGAAGTGAAAGACTATATCAGGCCATTCCTGGTCAAGCCCGGGAAAAAGGTGCAGCTGAAAAAATACGATACCGGATGGGCTCATAACGAATTCCTGAAAAAGCTGGGCGAAGAGGGGGCAAAAGGACTGCTCACCCAGATGCTCGAGAGGGACAGGGTCGCCCTCGCGGAGGCCCAGGAGCTCTTTTTTGCCTCCCGGCAATACAGCCTGCTCATCATCCTCCAGGGGATGGATACTTCCGGCAAAGATGGCACGATCCGCCACGTCATGTCGGGCGTGAATCCCCAGGGATGTGCGGTGAACAGTTTCAAGGTTCCCAGTTCCGAGGACCATGCCCATGATTTTCTCTGGCGTTATTTCAGATTACTGCCCGAACGGGGGATGATCGGCATCTTCAACCGCTCCTATTACGAGGATGTTCTGGCAGTCAGGGTCCACCCGGAACGGATGGAAGCGCTTCCGAAAAAGATCGGGCCCGGTTCATCCGGGTTCTGGGAAGGGCGTTTCAAGGATATCAATGCATTTGAAAAGCACCTGCGAAGGAACGGGACCATTATTCTGAAGTTTTTCCTCAATATATCAAAAGAAGAGCAGAAACGGCGTCTCCTCGACCGGCTCGAGCACAAGGAAAAATACTGGAAGTTCTCTGCGGCTGATCTCGCCGAGCGGCAGTACTGGGAAGATTACATGAAAGCATACGGGGAGATGCTCTCTGCAACATCGACAGACTCTTCTCCCTGGTTTATTGTCCCTGCCGACTACAAGTGGGTTGCCCGCACCGTTGTTGCAGAAGCCATCACATCAACTATCGGTGGGCTCAGTCTCGCTTATCCGGAAGTCACTGACGACCAGTTCAGCCAGCTCATGGCCGCAAAAAAAGAACTCCTCGGGGAATGA